In Panthera leo isolate Ple1 chromosome B3, P.leo_Ple1_pat1.1, whole genome shotgun sequence, a single genomic region encodes these proteins:
- the TMEM30B gene encoding cell cycle control protein 50B: protein MTWSATAPGAHQPDNTAFTQQRLPAWQPLLSASIALPLFFCAGLAFIGLGLGLFYSSNGIKELEYDYTGNPGTGNCSACALADQGRAPPLRCSCAWYFSLPELFPGPVYLYYELTNFYQNNRRYGVSRDDSQLSGLPSALRHPANECAPYQRSATGLPIAPCGAIANSLFNDTFSLWHQRRPGEPYVEVPLDRTGIAWWTDCHVKFRNPPLVNGSLALAFHGTAPPPNWHRPVYELSPDPNNTGFINQDFVVWMRTAALPTFRKLYARIRQGNYSAGLPRGAYLVNITYNYPVRAFGGHKLLVFSNISWMGGKNPFLGIAYLVVGSLCILMGFVMLVVYIRYQDQNDEEEDEE, encoded by the coding sequence ATGACCTGGAGCGCCACGGCCCCGGGCGCCCACCAGCCCGACAACACCGCGTTCACGCAGCAGCGCCTCCCCGCCTGGCAGCCGCTGCTGTCGGCCAGCATCGCGCTGCCGCTCTTCTTCTGCGCGGGCCTGGCTTTCAtcggcctgggcctgggcctcttCTACTCCTCCAATGGCATCAAGGAGCTCGAGTACGACTACACGGGCAACCCGGGCACCGGCAACTGTTCGGCGTGCGCCCTGGCCGACCAGGGCCGCGCACCGCCGCTTCGCTGCTCGTGCGCCTGGTACTTCTCGCTGCCCGAGCTCTTCCCGGGCCCCGTGTACCTCTACTACGAGCTGACCAATTTCTACCAAAATAACCGGCGCTACGGAGTGTCCCGCGACGACTCGCAGCTGAGCGGGCTGCCCAGCGCGCTGCGCCACCCGGCCAACGAGTGCGCCCCCTACCAGCGCAGCGCCACCGGCCTGCCCATCGCGCCCTGCGGCGCCATCGCCAATAGCCTCTTCAACGACACCTTCTCGCTGTGGCACCAGCGCCGGCCCGGCGAGCCCTACGTCGAGGTGCCGCTCGATCGCACCGGCATCGCCTGGTGGACCGACTGCCACGTTAAGTTCCGCAACCCGCCGCTGGTGAACGGCAGTCTGGCGCTGGCTTTCCACGGCACCGCGCCCCCGCCCAACTGGCACAGGCCGGTCTACGAGCTGAGCCCCGACCCGAACAACACCGGCTTCATCAACCAGGACTTCGTGGTGTGGATGCGCACGGCGGCGCTGCCCACGTTCCGCAAGCTGTACGCGCGCATCCGCCAGGGCAACTACTCGGCCGGGCTGCCGCGCGGCGCCTACCTCGTCAACATCACCTATAACTACCCGGTGCGAGCCTTCGGCGGCCACAAGCTCCTCGTCTTCAGCAACATCTCGTGGATGGGCGGCAAGAATCCCTTCCTGGGCATCGCCTACCTGGTCGTGGGCTCCCTGTGCATCCTCATGGGCTTTGTCATGCTGGTGGTCTACATTCGCTACCAGGACCAGAacgacgaggaggaggacgaAGAATGA